The Pseudomonas marginalis genomic interval CCTTGCCGCAGGAAGCCGAACGCTGCCGGCAAGCAGGCATGGACGGTTGCCTGTTCAAGCCGACCGGGCTTGAGGACTTACGCCTGGCCTTGGCGTCACGGACCGCTGGCGCGCTAACGGATGAAGTGGAAGTGGCGTTTGATTTAAGTTCACTGATCATGCTGACGCAGGGTGATAAGGATGCTCTCAACGAGCTGCTGACGCCGTTGCTCAATAGCCTCGAGGAGGACCGTGCGCTGTTGCCGTCCCTGAAATCGCCGGCTGATTTCGCCAAGCTCCATGACTTGGCTCACCGCGTTAAAGGGGGCGCGCGCATGGTCAAGGCTCAGGTGTTGATCACGTGCTGCGAGACATTGGAGAGCGTGTGTGAGCGGCATGACAACGATGCATCGGACGCTGCGGTAGAGGCGGTAGCTTCGGCCATCGAACAGTTGCATCACAGCTTGAGCCGGTATGGCAATCAGGCTTGACTGCGGGAGCTGGCCATTCGGTTGATTTGGGAGAACTCCTACAAGAAGGGGGAACATGCCTGATTTTGTCTTCGGGATATGTCTGGAAAATGGGCCTCGCTCACTGACGAGCGCTGCCTGCCCAGGGGTTTGCCATGCCGAACAAAGCACTGACCATCCTGATTGCCGATGAACAACACCTGCAACGGTTGTACATCGAAAAAATGCTCAATCAGTTGGGGTACCACCGGATCGTGCCGGTACAAACCTTCGAGGAAGTCCAGATACTCACGGCCATCCCGGCCGAACCCTTCGACGTGCTGATCATCAATGCGGGGCTGACGGCCCAGGCCTGTGGGCCCCAGCCCCAGGTGCGCCATGTATTGGTCTACGATCACCTGGATGTGGGGGCACACCCTGGCGTAACGCCGGCGGTGCTGGTGCGGCTGCCCGGCGTGCCGGACAACGTCAATCTCGAACACTTCATGGACATCATCGACCCACCCGAGGCCACTGCCGGCCTGCGGGTGTTGCCATGGCTGCGCGAGTTATCCCGCACACCGGTGGCGGGGGTTTAGTCCCACTTCGGCGCGATGCCCTTGGGGCTGGTCAAGCGCTGGCCCCGTTCCAGCCCGGCAATGTGCGCCATGTCAGCAGCGCTCAAGGTCAGTTGCAGAGCCTTGAGGTTGCTTTGCAGGTTGGCACGCTTGGTTGAGGACGGGATGACCGCATAGCCCGATTGCATGGCCCAGGCCAGGTTCACCTGCGCCGCTGTGGCCTGATGGCGCTCGGCAATC includes:
- a CDS encoding chemotaxis protein CheY, with translation MPNKALTILIADEQHLQRLYIEKMLNQLGYHRIVPVQTFEEVQILTAIPAEPFDVLIINAGLTAQACGPQPQVRHVLVYDHLDVGAHPGVTPAVLVRLPGVPDNVNLEHFMDIIDPPEATAGLRVLPWLRELSRTPVAGV